A section of the Bradyrhizobium oligotrophicum S58 genome encodes:
- a CDS encoding GNAT family N-acetyltransferase yields the protein MAATRIVLRDPRLRLRCAEVEDEPFLRDLFKAVKGAQFAAGGLPSAMLDLVLAQQYQAQTAGYAAQFPTAQSLLVLEDAAPVGRLLLDCRAGRWHVVDIALTPAVRNRGIGQGVMMGVIAAARTEGAPAVTLTMLRTNAGARRFYGRLGFTEASADSTASHLTMHIVTGG from the coding sequence GTGGCAGCAACGCGCATCGTGCTGCGTGACCCGCGCTTGCGGCTGCGGTGTGCCGAGGTTGAGGACGAGCCGTTCCTGCGCGATCTGTTCAAGGCCGTCAAAGGCGCACAGTTCGCTGCCGGCGGTCTTCCGTCTGCGATGCTCGATCTGGTTTTGGCACAGCAGTACCAGGCACAGACCGCGGGATACGCCGCCCAATTTCCCACGGCGCAATCGCTCCTCGTGCTGGAGGACGCCGCGCCGGTCGGCCGCCTTCTGCTCGACTGCCGTGCCGGGCGCTGGCACGTGGTCGACATCGCGCTGACGCCGGCCGTGCGCAATCGGGGTATCGGGCAGGGCGTGATGATGGGCGTCATTGCTGCGGCCCGGACGGAGGGCGCGCCAGCGGTAACGCTGACTATGTTGCGCACGAATGCAGGCGCCAGACGGTTCTACGGCCGGCTCGGCTTTACCGAGGCGAGTGCCGATTCAACCGCCTCGCATCTGACGATGCACATCGTGACCGGCGGTTGA
- a CDS encoding phage tail protein: MSDPYVGEIQAFPFTFAADGFGAGAWLACAGQVLPIQRYTLLFALIGTFYGGNGTTNFQLPNLNGCITNSQGDGPGLQPRVLGETIGGATAFLTSAELPAHTHTLQLGGRTAADAAPGPGTGVGMVAIDPAFNGFVAPPATTTFAPNAVTFSGQSIPHENMQPTQALIWCIAVSGVFPSFNNS; this comes from the coding sequence GTGTCAGATCCATATGTCGGCGAGATCCAGGCTTTCCCGTTCACCTTTGCGGCGGACGGATTCGGCGCTGGCGCCTGGCTGGCCTGCGCGGGGCAGGTGCTTCCGATCCAGCGGTACACGCTGCTGTTTGCCCTGATCGGCACCTTCTATGGCGGCAACGGCACGACCAATTTTCAGCTCCCCAATCTGAACGGGTGCATCACCAACAGCCAGGGTGATGGACCGGGATTGCAGCCACGCGTGCTCGGCGAGACGATCGGCGGCGCCACCGCGTTTCTGACGTCGGCCGAGCTGCCTGCGCACACCCATACCCTGCAGCTCGGAGGCAGAACCGCGGCCGATGCCGCCCCGGGGCCGGGCACCGGAGTGGGCATGGTGGCGATCGATCCGGCCTTCAACGGCTTCGTGGCGCCGCCCGCCACGACCACCTTCGCGCCCAACGCGGTGACCTTCAGCGGCCAGAGCATACCGCATGAGAACATGCAGCCGACCCAGGCGCTGATCTGGTGTATCGCCGTCAGCGGGGTTTTTCCGTCGTTCAACAACTCCTGA
- a CDS encoding phage tail protein — protein sequence MSDQYLGEIRLFAFPRVPDGWLACSGQSLPISQYDALYAILGTTYGGDGVQTFNLPDLRGRVPLGQGQPQGGATYVLGEVDGEDEHTLIQNEMPAHSHSLLGSTTAADTQTPGTAVHLATASTGNLYAPATGAAPYEVMAPCVTVAGQSVGHNNIMPTVVGNYCIAIVGVFPSQG from the coding sequence ATGTCAGACCAGTATCTCGGCGAGATCAGGCTGTTCGCTTTTCCGCGGGTGCCCGACGGGTGGCTGGCCTGCAGTGGACAATCGCTGCCGATCTCGCAGTATGACGCGCTCTACGCAATTCTCGGAACGACGTATGGCGGCGATGGCGTACAGACCTTCAACCTCCCTGATTTGCGCGGCCGCGTTCCGCTGGGGCAGGGGCAACCCCAGGGCGGGGCGACATACGTGCTGGGCGAGGTCGACGGCGAGGATGAGCATACGCTGATCCAGAACGAGATGCCGGCACACAGCCACAGCCTGCTCGGCTCGACGACCGCCGCCGATACGCAGACGCCCGGTACCGCCGTGCACCTGGCCACCGCCTCGACGGGCAATCTCTATGCGCCCGCGACAGGTGCGGCGCCGTACGAGGTCATGGCGCCCTGCGTGACGGTGGCGGGGCAGAGCGTGGGGCACAACAACATCATGCCGACCGTGGTCGGCAACTACTGCATCGCTATCGTCGGCGTTTTCCCCTCGCAGGGTTAG
- a CDS encoding phage tail protein, producing the protein MPVQPFLGQIMPFAGSFAPRGWAFCNGALLAIQPNQALFSLLGTYYGGNGVSTFGLPDLRGRAILGSTGGGGDYPAGMVSGATTVTLNASQIPAHNHFIQVSTTQGAGRGALPTNNLFATNTIPADNPRKIFANAGQGEVPLALSTNLTDTGGGLAHNNMQPYLVINYLIATQGTYPSRS; encoded by the coding sequence ATGCCAGTCCAACCCTTTCTTGGGCAGATCATGCCCTTTGCAGGCTCGTTCGCCCCTCGTGGCTGGGCCTTCTGCAATGGCGCGCTGCTCGCGATCCAGCCCAACCAGGCGCTGTTCTCGCTGCTCGGCACGTATTACGGCGGTAACGGTGTAAGTACTTTCGGGCTTCCGGATCTTCGCGGCCGCGCGATCCTCGGCTCGACCGGAGGCGGCGGGGATTACCCGGCGGGAATGGTCAGCGGCGCAACGACCGTGACCCTCAACGCATCGCAAATCCCGGCTCACAACCATTTCATCCAGGTCTCGACGACCCAAGGCGCCGGTCGCGGTGCGCTACCGACAAACAACCTGTTCGCGACGAATACGATTCCGGCTGACAATCCTCGGAAGATCTTCGCCAATGCGGGCCAGGGCGAGGTGCCGCTGGCCTTGTCGACCAACCTCACCGATACCGGCGGCGGGCTGGCGCACAACAACATGCAGCCGTATCTCGTCATCAACTATCTGATCGCGACGCAGGGAACCTATCCGTCCCGGAGCTGA